The following are encoded in a window of Dictyostelium discoideum AX4 chromosome 6 chromosome, whole genome shotgun sequence genomic DNA:
- the dut gene encoding dUTP diphosphatase, giving the protein MPIEQKYFSLFSNLFKRLTTNNNNNNYLKMAPPNFETFKVKKLSDKAIIPQRGSKGAAGYDLSSAHELVVPAHGKALAMTDLQIAIPDGTYGRIAPRSGLAWKNFIDCGAGVIDSDYRGNVGVVLFNHSDVDFKVAVGDRVAQLIFERIVTPEPLEVDEIDETQRGAGGFGSTGVKVQN; this is encoded by the exons atgccAATCgaacaaaaatatttttcattattttcaaatttatttaaaagattaacaactaataataataataataattatttaaaaatggctCCACCAAATTTCGAAACTTTCaaagttaaaaaattatcagaTAAAGCAATCATTCCACAACGTGGTTCAAAAGGTGCTGCTGGTTATGACTTATCATC agcCCATGAATTAGTTGTTCCAGCTCATGGAAAAGCATTAGCAATGACAGATCTTCAAATTGCAATTCCAGATGGTACCTATGGTAGAATTGCACCAAGATCAGGTTTAGCATGGAAAAATTTCATCGATTGTGGTGCTGGTGTTATTGATTCAGATTATAGAGGTAATGTTGGTGTAGTTTTATTCAATCATTCAGATGTTGACTTTAAAGTTGCAGTTGGGGATAGAGTAGCCCAATTAATCTTTGAAAGAATCGTTACACCAGAACCATTAGAggttgatgaaattgatgaaactCAAAGAGGTGCCGGTGGTTTTGGTTCAACTGGTGTTAAAGTTCAAAATTAA